From the genome of Cervus elaphus chromosome 7, mCerEla1.1, whole genome shotgun sequence:
cattaataaaatacaaGTTATCCTGTAGAATTGAAAAGTAATTGAAAACCGCAAATGCTTTGCCCTATTTTCACATAATCTGAAGATATGAAAACCCCACAAAGACATACTATAAAAGACTGCTGACAGTGTTATGATCATTTTTAATAAGGAAAGAGTTTGTAATGAATGGCTAAAATCCATACACCACTTCTCCACTAAAGCTTCCATTGAAGACAAGCAGATCTTCAGTctgaagaaaacaatttcattacATTTGTCTTaccatttaaaaatcatgtatttaTAGACATTCCATCTATAGTGTAGTTAAGCACAATTAATTTTATCACACAGAACAATACTGTACATATGTGAGTTGGTAAACACATACATCATACCTCAAATTCTGCCCCCATAGAAATtagtatattataaaaatatgctAATTTTTCCATGCTAACATTCCATAATGTTCTTTGGACAAATATTTATACCcacattgattttatattttaaagtctatttgtaATTAcagtagctcatttatttttgtgtatgaagtTTCCAAACTTCTGCATAAATCCTCGAAACTTGTTTTCATTTGGCTGAAATGAGTGGTAAACACCGGTGTTATAATTAAGCATTGGGCTGGACCTGCCATAACTATTTCCCATAGTTGAGGATTTCACTTCTGGGCGGTGTGTACTGCTATTTGGCATGTTGCTTGTTGGCTGAATAGAGCTTTCAATCCTACAAAATGGCTCAAAACGACTGTAAACACGCCGGTCAATTGAATGAGTTCTCAGAAGCTCATCTTTGGGCTTTGATCTTGGAGAAGAAGTCGGTTTTCTTTCAGGAACAACAACTGCTTTAATCTCTTTTGAATCTCGGTACTGGATCTGCTCGGTGTTGAATCTGGGGGCAGAGGCATCTCCTGCTCCTTCTGAGAACTTGCTTTCAGCTGGACCTGAAGAAGCTATGGTTTTGTTACTTTCGTCGGATGGAGAATGTATCCTCTGGGATGAATGTACTGCTACATCCTCCTTACTCTTGTGGATGGTGCCTGGAGAGTTGGATGAAGAGGAATGCTTTCTCCTAGGTGATGAATCACTTTTGGGTtctgatattttttgtttttgattctcTTCTGCCTCAGAAGTTAAGGTGTCAGAACTACTACACATTCTGTAAAAggcaggtgttttgtttttggatAGATTGTCTTTCTTTTCTGGGGCAAGGCTAAGTAATGACCTTAACTTCTGAGATCCCTTTTTCAAAAAACTTGGGGAACCCTTCACTTCTTTCTTGGGAGTGACTTCTTTGTTGGGCTCCTCTTTGTTCACATCAAGCAACGCGGCCATGGAAACGGACTTGGTAGTGGTGCCACTTGGAGGGTCTCCCTTGGAAACCTCCTCTTCCCCCACGGCCTCCTCTTCCACACCATGGGTCACACTATGCATGCTTTTAGAGCTTTTTAACAACTCCTCTTTAGGTTTCCCTGGTTGTCTCACTGGATTCCTGGTAAGTGTGCTATACACATAATGCTTACTATTCCCATGATCTACATTGGCTTTTGAGTGGTCAAAGAATGGGAAACTGCGCCTTTTAAGCAGATTCtcatttttctgattctttaGGTTTTCCGTCTGCTTGTTTGCACACAGGGTTGTATATAAGTAGTTGTTTGACTCCGTAGGGCCATTTGTAGTTGGGTTTAAGGCTGGGGGGTGGCTTTCAGGAACCTGCAAGGTGTGCATTTTTGGTGCCTCTGGCTGCAATGAGAGCTTGGGTGTTGACTCCTCTGAGGGTTTGTCTGTCAAAAGGTGTGCCCCTGTTGGGGTGTCTGGGAGCTTTTTAGGTGTATCACTTCCCTGGGAACCAACGACAGTTGAATTTGAGGAATCAGTTGTACAACTGTTGACTTCCTGCTGCTCAGGTAAAGTGGGTTTAAACACGAAAGAGGAACGAAGCCGAGAGTGAGTATATAGGGCGCTGGCTTTCAAATTCTCAGGTCCCTCACAGCCCTCAAACCTGTCGGTGGGAGCAGATCCGTTGGAATCAGGGGGGGCCTCTGAATGGTCATTTAAGTAGGACTCAATCCTCCAGTTACGCAAAAATGACTTTGTGGTATGTTCAAGGGTTGGCATGCGTTGTTGCAAGAAGCGAATATGATTATCTGTCCCGTTAAAAGACCTCCGCACGTTGGAATTCCTCTCTGGAAGATTGGTCGTCTTCCTCTGGGCAAGGCGGTCAGCAAAACTCTGCGCAGGTGTGTGCTGGCGGGCTCCGTAGCCACCCCGGGATGAGGATGCCACGCTGAGGCTGTCTGAAGGCCTTTTCCAGGTCCCAGGAGCATTAATATTCCGATTCAGAGCCCTGTTGAGCAGCAAGTATGGTGTTGTTTCTGGCTGTTCCCCGGCATAACTGTGCCTCTTCCAATTTTCATTTAACTGACTGTGCTGATGCTGACGGATTGGACCATTAAAGTTGGGAATAAAGTGAGGTTTGTATGCATGATTTCTTATGTTGTATTTGTCGTGTTCATTGCGAGTATACATCCCTCTG
Proteins encoded in this window:
- the FAM83B gene encoding protein FAM83B codes for the protein MECTSMLSSLNDECKSDNYIEPHYKEWYRVAVDTLIEHGLDAYKEFLAKERVSDFLAEEEINYILNNVQKVAQSAAHGTDNSCDDASSSGTYWPMESDVEAPNLDLGWPYVMPGLLGGTHIELLFHPPRAQLLTIKETIRKMIKEARKVIALVMDIFTDVDIFKEIVEASARGISVYILLDESKFSHFLSMTEKQGCQVQRLRNIRVRTVKGQDYLSKTGAKFHGKMEQKFLLVDCQKIMYGSYSYMWSFEKAHLSMVQIITGQLVESFDEEFRTLYARSCVPSSFAPEESVRVNHSRALWENGTYQRSMSSLASASSQRNLFGRQDSIHKLDSSYFKNRGMYTRNEHDKYNIRNHAYKPHFIPNFNGPIRQHQHSQLNENWKRHSYAGEQPETTPYLLLNRALNRNINAPGTWKRPSDSLSVASSSRGGYGARQHTPAQSFADRLAQRKTTNLPERNSNVRRSFNGTDNHIRFLQQRMPTLEHTTKSFLRNWRIESYLNDHSEAPPDSNGSAPTDRFEGCEGPENLKASALYTHSRLRSSFVFKPTLPEQQEVNSCTTDSSNSTVVGSQGSDTPKKLPDTPTGAHLLTDKPSEESTPKLSLQPEAPKMHTLQVPESHPPALNPTTNGPTESNNYLYTTLCANKQTENLKNQKNENLLKRRSFPFFDHSKANVDHGNSKHYVYSTLTRNPVRQPGKPKEELLKSSKSMHSVTHGVEEEAVGEEEVSKGDPPSGTTTKSVSMAALLDVNKEEPNKEVTPKKEVKGSPSFLKKGSQKLRSLLSLAPEKKDNLSKNKTPAFYRMCSSSDTLTSEAEENQKQKISEPKSDSSPRRKHSSSSNSPGTIHKSKEDVAVHSSQRIHSPSDESNKTIASSGPAESKFSEGAGDASAPRFNTEQIQYRDSKEIKAVVVPERKPTSSPRSKPKDELLRTHSIDRRVYSRFEPFCRIESSIQPTSNMPNSSTHRPEVKSSTMGNSYGRSSPMLNYNTGVYHSFQPNENKFRGFMQKFGNFIHKNK